A region of Piscinibacter gummiphilus DNA encodes the following proteins:
- a CDS encoding helix-hairpin-helix domain-containing protein, which yields MATARRPAAIKAPKARHASDCERLEQLPNIGPALAADLRLIGIQHPRELHDQDAYTLYRRLCEATGQRQDPCVLDTFIAATDFMRGAAPAPWWAYTAQRKARFGAL from the coding sequence ATGGCCACCGCTCGCCGCCCCGCCGCGATCAAGGCGCCGAAGGCTCGCCACGCCAGCGACTGCGAGCGCCTGGAGCAACTGCCCAACATCGGCCCGGCACTCGCCGCCGACCTCCGCCTGATCGGCATCCAGCACCCGCGCGAACTGCACGACCAGGACGCCTACACGCTGTACCGCCGCCTGTGCGAGGCCACCGGCCAGCGCCAGGACCCGTGCGTGCTCGACACTTTCATCGCCGCCACCGACTTCATGCGCGGTGCGGCGCCCGCGCCGTGGTGGGCGTACACGGCACAGCGGAAGGCGCGGTTCGGGGCGTTGTAG
- the lexA gene encoding transcriptional repressor LexA, producing MQAAPKLTDRQQQILDLVQSAIERTGAPPTRAEIASELGFRSANAAEEHLQALARKGVIELVGGTSRGIRLKSDTLRALNETRGKQFSLPLPSLSQLSLPLVGRVAAGSPILAQEHIDQTYLMEASMFSRRPDYLLKVRGMSMRDAGIMDGDLLAVAKTKEAKNGQIVVARLGDEVTVKRLHRTRTTIELLPENPDFEPIVVPFGDVDFELEGLAVGLIRNGFM from the coding sequence ATGCAAGCCGCGCCCAAACTCACCGACCGCCAGCAGCAGATCCTCGACCTGGTGCAAAGCGCCATCGAGCGCACCGGCGCGCCGCCCACCCGGGCCGAGATCGCGAGCGAACTGGGCTTCCGCTCGGCCAACGCCGCCGAGGAACACCTGCAGGCGCTGGCGCGCAAGGGCGTCATCGAACTGGTCGGCGGCACCTCGCGCGGCATCCGCCTGAAGTCTGACACACTGCGCGCGCTCAACGAAACCCGCGGCAAGCAGTTCAGCCTGCCGCTGCCGAGCCTCTCGCAGCTGTCGCTGCCGCTCGTGGGCCGCGTGGCCGCCGGCAGCCCCATCCTGGCCCAGGAACACATCGACCAGACGTACCTGATGGAAGCCAGCATGTTCTCCCGCCGCCCCGACTACCTGCTGAAGGTGCGCGGCATGAGCATGCGCGACGCCGGCATCATGGACGGCGACCTGCTCGCCGTCGCCAAGACGAAGGAAGCGAAGAACGGCCAGATCGTCGTGGCCCGCCTGGGCGACGAAGTCACCGTCAAGCGCCTGCACCGCACGCGCACCACCATCGAACTGCTGCCCGAGAACCCCGACTTCGAACCCATCGTCGTGCCGTTCGGCGATGTCGACTTCGAACTCGAAGGCCTCGCCGTGGGCCTGATCCGCAACGGCTTCATGTGA
- a CDS encoding asparaginase, with product MQNTNAVVVVLGTGGTIAGTSAPGGDERLYQAAQLTVGQLLQAVPGLPPGLECEQVAQVDSKDMTHGVWHRLVARLGSHLARPEVAGVVVTHGTDTLEETAWFLQRVLAPGKPVVLTAAMRPATAAAPDGPGNLRDAVAVALDASARGVIVAMAGSVFAARDVRKAHTSKLDAFDGGDAGPLGAVADGKVTWLREVPSDRPLGATHLPPDVGTWPRVDLVTSHAGADGAVVDALRAIGAKGIVAVGTGSGTLHEAMQRSLHEAQAAGVTVWRATRCARGEVAERPGDFPGAGDLTPAKARIELMLALMGRT from the coding sequence ATGCAAAACACGAATGCGGTGGTGGTGGTGCTGGGCACCGGCGGAACGATCGCGGGGACGTCCGCGCCCGGGGGCGACGAGCGCCTGTACCAGGCGGCGCAGCTGACCGTCGGCCAACTGCTGCAGGCGGTGCCGGGCCTGCCGCCGGGGCTGGAATGCGAGCAGGTGGCGCAGGTCGACAGCAAGGACATGACCCACGGCGTGTGGCACCGGCTCGTCGCGCGCCTGGGGTCGCACCTCGCGCGGCCGGAGGTGGCGGGGGTCGTGGTGACCCACGGCACCGACACGCTGGAGGAGACCGCCTGGTTCCTGCAGCGGGTGCTGGCACCGGGCAAGCCGGTCGTGCTGACCGCGGCGATGCGCCCGGCCACCGCCGCGGCGCCCGACGGCCCGGGCAACCTGCGCGACGCGGTCGCGGTGGCGCTCGACGCCAGCGCGCGCGGCGTGATCGTGGCGATGGCGGGGTCGGTGTTCGCGGCACGCGACGTGCGCAAGGCCCACACGTCGAAGCTCGACGCGTTCGATGGCGGCGACGCGGGACCGCTCGGTGCGGTCGCGGACGGGAAGGTGACCTGGCTGCGCGAGGTGCCGTCGGACCGGCCGCTGGGCGCGACCCACCTGCCTCCGGACGTGGGCACCTGGCCGCGCGTGGACCTGGTCACGAGCCACGCGGGCGCGGACGGCGCCGTGGTGGACGCGCTGCGCGCGATCGGGGCGAAGGGGATCGTGGCGGTGGGCACCGGCAGCGGCACGCTGCACGAGGCGATGCAACGTTCGCTGCACGAGGCGCAGGCGGCCGGCGTCACGGTGTGGCGCGCGACGCGCTGCGCGCGGGGCGAGGTCGCCGAGCGGCCGGGTGACTTCCCCGGCGCGGGCGACCTCACGCCCGCGAAGGCCCGCATCGAGCTGATGCTGGCCCTGATGGGACGGACTTAG
- a CDS encoding organic hydroperoxide resistance protein has protein sequence MSLEKVLYTATATSTGGREGTSKSSDGVLDVKLTTPKELGGNGAVGTNPEQLFAAGYSACFIGAMKVVAGKMKVALPADTSITANVGIGPIPTGFSIQAELKITIPGVERAVAEQIVQAAHQVCPYSNATRGNIDVTLTVV, from the coding sequence ATGAGCCTCGAAAAAGTCCTCTACACCGCCACCGCCACCTCCACCGGCGGCCGCGAAGGCACGTCCAAGTCGTCCGACGGCGTGCTCGACGTCAAGCTGACCACCCCGAAGGAACTGGGCGGCAACGGCGCCGTCGGCACCAACCCGGAACAGCTGTTCGCCGCGGGCTACTCGGCCTGCTTCATCGGCGCGATGAAGGTCGTCGCCGGCAAGATGAAGGTCGCGCTGCCGGCCGACACGTCGATCACCGCGAACGTCGGCATCGGCCCGATCCCCACCGGCTTCAGCATCCAGGCCGAGCTGAAGATCACGATCCCCGGCGTCGAGCGTGCCGTCGCCGAGCAGATCGTGCAGGCCGCCCACCAGGTGTGCCCGTACTCGAACGCCACCCGCGGCAACATCGACGTGACGCTGACGGTCGTCTAA
- a CDS encoding MarR family winged helix-turn-helix transcriptional regulator, which produces MDATPIPTPTTDADRWLELDRQLCFALYSTSLAMTKRYKPLLAPLGVTYPQYLVLLVLWQHRELGVAELGERLFLDFGTLSPLLKRMEASGWLVRTRDTRDERRVRVRLTESGEALRQTARTVPPQLADAMQCHLDEITSLTQRLQQLRAQLLGASAPDAPEAH; this is translated from the coding sequence ATGGATGCCACACCGATCCCCACCCCGACGACCGACGCCGACCGCTGGCTCGAGCTGGACCGCCAGCTGTGCTTCGCGCTGTACTCGACGTCGCTCGCGATGACGAAGCGGTACAAGCCGCTGCTCGCGCCGCTCGGGGTGACGTACCCGCAGTACCTCGTGCTGCTCGTGCTGTGGCAGCACCGCGAACTGGGCGTGGCCGAACTCGGCGAGCGCCTGTTCCTCGACTTCGGCACGCTGAGCCCGCTGCTCAAGCGCATGGAGGCCTCGGGCTGGCTGGTGCGCACCCGCGACACCCGCGACGAACGCCGCGTGCGCGTGCGCCTCACCGAGTCCGGCGAGGCGCTGCGCCAGACGGCACGCACCGTGCCGCCGCAGCTGGCCGACGCGATGCAGTGCCACCTCGACGAGATCACGTCCCTCACCCAACGCCTCCAGCAGCTGCGTGCGCAGCTGCTGGGTGCTTCCGCCCCCGATGCGCCCGAAGCGCATTGA
- a CDS encoding methyl-accepting chemotaxis protein — translation MKRWVGKLKMWQKFAVLGGLAVAMVAPPTAMVVATNVARLRAIEQQQAGMGPAADVLRLVQLTQQHRGLTASVLGGDTAKGAARAEKQKAVGEALKQVLESTKPYGTQRLGERRDALQIGWQTLAGDVDGGKVSPAQSFARHTALVAEALTLLGDLADVSTLSLNPDPGVHFLNVAVLAELPELSELMGQARARGAALLAGGSVDADERQPLTALLDQVRKRTRRVQIAFDKAGDARPHDEALAAAIADATRAAGAAAQLAESEVVSSGATPMASGDYFKAMTGHIDAQFALGGVAFERLQASLDGEARRARTTLALLATGLALGALGVLWIVVTITRTTSGAVKDALAATEALARGDLSFAVRVGTQDEIGRLAGALGTSMQQLAGVVHSIKASSDSIATGSDQIAAGNADLSQRTEEQAANLQRTAASMHQIAETVRANADNAKAAADLAGSASSVASRGGEVMAQVVATMDDIASRSRRIGDIIGVIDGIAFQTNILALNAAVEAARAGEQGRGFAVVAGEVRSLAQRSAEAAREIKALIGASVEKVEEGTRLVGDAGHTMTDIVAQVRRVSDLIAGIGHATVEQTAGIGHVSDAVAELDQVTQQNAALVEESAAAADSLRQQADRLVAAVSSFRLG, via the coding sequence ATGAAGCGGTGGGTGGGGAAGCTGAAGATGTGGCAGAAGTTCGCCGTGCTGGGCGGGCTGGCCGTGGCCATGGTGGCGCCGCCGACGGCGATGGTTGTCGCGACGAACGTCGCGCGGCTCCGCGCGATCGAGCAGCAGCAGGCGGGCATGGGCCCGGCCGCCGACGTGCTCAGGCTCGTGCAGCTGACGCAGCAGCACCGCGGCCTCACCGCGTCGGTGCTGGGTGGCGACACGGCCAAGGGGGCGGCCCGCGCCGAGAAACAGAAGGCCGTGGGCGAGGCGCTGAAGCAGGTGCTCGAGTCGACGAAGCCGTATGGCACGCAGCGCCTCGGCGAGCGCCGCGACGCGCTGCAGATCGGCTGGCAGACGCTGGCGGGCGACGTGGACGGCGGGAAGGTGAGCCCCGCCCAGAGTTTCGCGCGGCACACCGCGCTCGTCGCCGAGGCGCTCACGCTGCTGGGCGACCTCGCCGACGTGTCCACGCTGTCGTTGAACCCGGATCCGGGCGTGCACTTCCTCAACGTGGCCGTGCTCGCGGAACTGCCCGAGCTGTCCGAACTGATGGGCCAGGCGCGTGCGCGGGGCGCGGCGCTGCTGGCGGGCGGGTCGGTGGATGCGGACGAGCGCCAGCCGCTCACCGCGCTGCTCGATCAGGTGCGCAAGCGCACCCGTCGGGTGCAGATCGCCTTCGACAAGGCCGGCGACGCCCGGCCGCACGACGAGGCACTGGCCGCGGCCATCGCCGACGCCACGCGCGCCGCCGGTGCGGCCGCGCAGCTCGCCGAGAGCGAGGTGGTGTCGTCGGGGGCCACGCCGATGGCCTCGGGCGACTACTTCAAGGCCATGACCGGCCACATCGACGCCCAGTTCGCGCTGGGCGGCGTGGCCTTCGAACGCCTGCAGGCCTCGCTCGACGGCGAGGCCCGCCGGGCGCGCACGACGCTGGCGCTGCTCGCCACCGGCCTCGCGCTGGGCGCGCTCGGGGTGCTGTGGATCGTCGTCACGATCACCCGCACCACGTCGGGCGCCGTGAAGGACGCGCTGGCCGCCACGGAGGCCCTGGCCCGCGGCGACCTGTCGTTCGCCGTGCGCGTGGGCACGCAGGACGAGATCGGCCGCCTCGCGGGCGCGCTCGGCACGTCGATGCAGCAGCTGGCCGGGGTGGTGCACAGCATCAAGGCGTCGAGCGACTCGATCGCCACGGGCTCCGACCAGATCGCCGCCGGCAATGCGGACCTGAGCCAGCGCACCGAGGAGCAGGCGGCCAACCTGCAGCGCACCGCCGCGTCGATGCACCAGATCGCCGAGACGGTGCGCGCGAACGCGGACAACGCGAAGGCGGCCGCCGACCTCGCCGGCTCGGCGAGTTCGGTCGCGTCGCGCGGCGGCGAGGTGATGGCGCAGGTGGTGGCCACGATGGACGACATCGCCAGCCGTTCGCGCCGCATCGGCGACATCATCGGGGTCATCGACGGCATCGCCTTCCAGACGAACATCCTCGCGCTGAACGCGGCCGTGGAAGCGGCCCGGGCGGGTGAGCAGGGCCGCGGCTTCGCCGTGGTGGCCGGCGAGGTGCGGTCGCTCGCGCAACGCAGCGCGGAGGCCGCCCGGGAGATCAAGGCACTGATCGGCGCGAGCGTCGAGAAGGTGGAGGAGGGCACACGCCTCGTGGGCGACGCGGGCCACACGATGACCGACATCGTGGCCCAGGTGCGCCGCGTGAGCGACCTGATCGCCGGCATCGGCCACGCCACGGTCGAGCAGACCGCCGGCATCGGCCATGTGAGCGACGCTGTCGCCGAACTCGACCAGGTCACGCAGCAGAACGCCGCGCTGGTGGAGGAATCGGCCGCGGCGGCCGACAGCCTGCGGCAGCAGGCGGACCGGCTGGTGGCCGCGGTGAGTTCGTTCCGCCTCGGGTGA
- a CDS encoding ABC-F family ATP-binding cassette domain-containing protein, whose product MIVLKNITLRRGTKVVLQDASVTLQPGEKVGLIGRNGAGKSSLFSLLAQRLQSDAGDVSIPPRWRMAEVAQSMPETDQPATDFVLEGDTRLMEANAALAAAEAADDGNAMAEAHQAIAEAGGFEARPKAQALLMGLGFRIDQVDDPVNSFSGGWRMRLQLARALMCPADLMLLDEPTNHLDLDALVWLEAWLQRYEGTMIVISHDREFLDAITKVTVHLDEARLTRYTGNYTAFEEMRAERLVQAQANYAKQQERMAHLQKFIDRFKAKASKAKQAQSRVKALARMEKLGPVLTSSDFQFEFREPVSLPNPMLAFSMMTCGYDGVPIVHDINRSVLAGQRIGILGANGQGKSTLVKTIAKDIPLISGEVTEGKGLSIGYFAQQELDVLQLDDGPLMHMVRLARDVGPPGREQELRDFLGSFRFVGDMVTQSVGSLSGGEKARLVLAMLVWQRPNLLLMDEPTNHLDLTTREALSMALNEFEGTVMLVSHDRALLREVCDEFWLVSGGEVKPFDGDLDDYQKWLLETSREMAKAAREAGSAKVKAQKAAASAGKDDRKASAQQRQKAADQAKPLKTELAQVERRIETLSQEKANIEAAAAGAGVSPAQRVEQGKRLKQIDVDTAAAESRWLELTEALDALSPP is encoded by the coding sequence ATGATTGTCCTCAAGAACATCACGCTGCGCCGCGGCACCAAGGTCGTGCTGCAGGATGCCAGCGTCACGCTGCAACCCGGCGAGAAGGTCGGCCTGATCGGCCGCAACGGCGCCGGCAAGTCGTCGCTGTTTTCGCTGCTGGCGCAGCGCCTGCAATCCGACGCGGGCGACGTGTCCATCCCGCCGCGCTGGCGCATGGCCGAGGTCGCCCAGTCGATGCCCGAGACCGACCAGCCCGCCACCGACTTCGTGCTGGAGGGCGACACCCGCCTGATGGAGGCCAACGCGGCCCTGGCGGCGGCCGAGGCGGCCGACGACGGCAACGCCATGGCCGAGGCCCACCAGGCCATCGCCGAGGCGGGTGGCTTCGAGGCGCGCCCGAAGGCGCAGGCGCTGCTGATGGGCCTCGGGTTCCGCATCGACCAGGTGGACGACCCGGTGAACAGCTTCTCGGGCGGCTGGCGCATGCGCCTGCAACTGGCCCGCGCGCTGATGTGCCCGGCCGACCTGATGCTGCTCGACGAACCCACGAACCACCTGGACCTGGACGCCCTCGTCTGGCTGGAAGCGTGGCTGCAGCGGTACGAAGGCACGATGATCGTCATCAGCCACGACCGCGAGTTCCTCGACGCCATCACCAAGGTCACGGTGCACCTCGACGAGGCGCGCCTGACCCGCTACACCGGCAACTACACGGCGTTCGAGGAGATGCGCGCCGAGCGGCTGGTGCAGGCCCAGGCCAACTACGCGAAGCAGCAGGAGCGCATGGCGCACCTGCAGAAGTTCATCGACCGCTTCAAGGCCAAGGCCAGCAAGGCCAAGCAGGCGCAGAGCCGCGTGAAGGCGCTGGCCCGCATGGAAAAGCTGGGGCCGGTGCTCACGAGCAGCGACTTCCAGTTCGAGTTCCGCGAGCCCGTGAGCCTGCCGAACCCGATGCTCGCGTTCTCGATGATGACCTGCGGCTACGACGGCGTGCCCATCGTGCACGACATCAACCGCTCGGTGCTGGCCGGCCAGCGCATCGGCATCCTCGGTGCGAACGGCCAGGGCAAGTCCACGCTCGTGAAGACCATCGCGAAGGACATCCCGCTGATCTCGGGCGAGGTCACCGAAGGCAAGGGCCTGTCGATCGGCTACTTCGCGCAGCAGGAGCTCGACGTGCTGCAGCTCGACGACGGCCCGCTGATGCACATGGTGCGCCTCGCGCGCGACGTGGGTCCGCCGGGGCGCGAGCAGGAACTGCGCGACTTCCTCGGCTCGTTCCGCTTCGTGGGCGACATGGTCACGCAATCCGTCGGTTCGCTCAGCGGCGGCGAGAAGGCGCGCCTGGTGCTCGCGATGCTGGTGTGGCAGCGCCCCAACCTGCTGCTGATGGACGAGCCGACCAACCACCTGGACCTCACCACCCGCGAGGCGCTGAGCATGGCGCTCAACGAGTTCGAGGGCACCGTGATGCTGGTGAGCCACGACCGCGCGCTGCTGCGCGAGGTGTGCGATGAGTTCTGGCTCGTGAGCGGCGGCGAGGTCAAGCCCTTCGACGGCGACCTCGACGACTACCAGAAGTGGTTGCTCGAGACCTCCCGCGAGATGGCCAAGGCCGCGCGCGAGGCCGGCTCGGCGAAGGTCAAGGCGCAGAAGGCCGCGGCCTCGGCCGGCAAGGACGACCGCAAGGCGAGCGCCCAGCAGCGCCAGAAGGCCGCCGACCAGGCCAAGCCGCTCAAGACCGAACTGGCCCAGGTGGAGCGCCGCATCGAGACGCTCTCGCAGGAGAAGGCCAACATCGAGGCGGCCGCGGCCGGGGCCGGCGTGAGCCCGGCGCAGCGCGTCGAACAGGGCAAGCGGCTCAAGCAGATCGACGTCGACACCGCCGCGGCCGAGTCGCGGTGGCTGGAGCTGACCGAGGCGCTGGACGCGCTCTCGCCCCCCTGA
- a CDS encoding cystathionine gamma-synthase family protein, translating into MTLGLTTRLLHADHFKGVEHGATHEPIHTAVAFGYDNARDLVAVFQGERSGHVYGRQGSPTLGAVERKITMMEEGTGTVSFSSGMAGIAAVFWSLLRRGDHVVSSQFLFGNSNSLMQQLEAIGCEVTMVDATDAAEVARAIRPETRIVFTETIANPRTQVADLEGIGRLCAERGLLFVVDNTMTTPYLFRPGAVGAGLSVNSLTKSISGHGNALGGAVTDTGTYDWTKYPNIHDSYKKGPPAGWGLLQVRKKGLRDTGGTLSGENAHRIATGAETLALRLDRACDNALRLATWLQAQPGVKAVHYPGLPGHPQHQRAKGLFRHFGALLSFEVDEGRDLFAFLDALKVIIKSSHLGDNRTLAIPVAHTIFFEMGQARRQSMGIAESLIRLSVGIEDYADLQADFAAALVATAPAK; encoded by the coding sequence ATGACCCTCGGCCTCACCACCCGCCTGCTGCACGCCGACCATTTCAAGGGCGTGGAGCATGGTGCCACCCACGAGCCGATCCACACCGCCGTGGCCTTCGGCTACGACAACGCCCGCGACCTCGTCGCCGTGTTCCAGGGCGAACGCAGCGGCCACGTCTACGGCCGCCAGGGCAGCCCGACGCTCGGCGCCGTCGAGCGCAAGATCACGATGATGGAGGAGGGCACGGGCACCGTGTCGTTCAGCAGCGGCATGGCCGGCATCGCCGCGGTGTTCTGGTCGCTGCTGCGCCGGGGCGACCACGTCGTCTCCAGCCAGTTCCTGTTCGGCAACTCCAACAGCCTGATGCAGCAGCTCGAGGCCATCGGCTGCGAGGTGACGATGGTGGACGCCACCGACGCGGCCGAGGTCGCCCGGGCGATCCGCCCGGAAACCCGCATCGTCTTCACCGAAACCATCGCCAACCCGCGCACCCAGGTGGCCGACCTGGAGGGCATCGGCCGCCTCTGTGCCGAGCGCGGCCTGCTGTTCGTGGTCGACAACACGATGACCACGCCGTACCTGTTCCGCCCGGGCGCCGTGGGTGCCGGCCTCTCGGTCAACTCGCTGACGAAGTCGATCAGCGGGCACGGCAATGCGCTGGGTGGCGCCGTGACGGACACGGGCACGTACGACTGGACGAAGTACCCCAACATCCACGACTCGTACAAGAAGGGCCCGCCGGCCGGCTGGGGGCTGCTGCAGGTGCGCAAGAAGGGCCTGCGCGACACGGGCGGCACGCTCTCCGGTGAAAACGCCCACCGCATCGCCACGGGCGCCGAGACCCTGGCACTGCGCCTGGACCGCGCCTGCGACAACGCGCTGCGCCTGGCCACCTGGCTGCAGGCGCAGCCGGGCGTGAAGGCGGTGCACTACCCGGGCCTGCCGGGGCACCCGCAGCACCAGCGGGCGAAGGGGCTGTTCCGCCACTTCGGCGCGCTGCTGAGCTTCGAGGTGGACGAGGGCCGTGACCTGTTCGCGTTCCTCGACGCCCTGAAGGTCATCATCAAGTCGAGCCACCTGGGCGACAACCGCACGCTGGCCATCCCCGTCGCCCACACCATCTTCTTCGAGATGGGCCAGGCGCGGCGCCAGTCGATGGGCATCGCCGAATCGCTGATCCGCCTGTCGGTGGGCATCGAGGACTACGCCGACCTGCAGGCCGATTTCGCCGCGGCGCTGGTCGCCACGGCCCCGGCAAAGTAA
- a CDS encoding organic hydroperoxide resistance protein, which translates to MPRIQQVLYTGKTHTTGGRSGESRSDDGRLNLALTPPGAPGSGTNPEQLFAAGWSACFIGAMGLAAKARHVALPADTAVDAEVDLGTGAGGYFLQARLRVSLPGLDRAVAHAIVDTAHETCPYSKASRGNIDVSITLA; encoded by the coding sequence ATGCCCCGCATCCAGCAAGTCCTCTACACCGGCAAGACCCACACCACCGGCGGCCGCAGCGGCGAATCCCGCAGCGACGACGGCCGCCTGAACCTGGCCCTCACGCCCCCGGGCGCGCCCGGTTCGGGCACGAACCCCGAGCAGCTCTTCGCGGCCGGCTGGTCGGCGTGTTTCATCGGCGCGATGGGCCTGGCCGCCAAGGCCCGCCACGTGGCGCTGCCGGCCGACACGGCGGTGGACGCCGAGGTCGACCTGGGCACCGGCGCGGGCGGCTACTTCCTGCAGGCCCGCCTGCGGGTGAGCCTGCCCGGCCTCGACCGCGCCGTGGCGCACGCCATCGTCGACACCGCCCACGAGACCTGCCCGTACTCGAAGGCCTCGCGCGGCAACATCGACGTGTCGATCACGCTCGCCTGA
- a CDS encoding ATP-binding protein, which yields MLSRLMPRTLFARVTLVIVVGLAVAQLLAFASIRHERGQALRELMMTGVELDIASSVAILNRLPAPERAGWLDRLARPNYRFVLEGWVDGEPPASPVLRGFTEAIENALRPYPVTRVAQVPSAHETVRMLVRLDDGSDLVVQARRVPMPVSDWVLWALALQLVVLAACGWAAVRLVTRPLADLASAADRLGPDLKRQVLAEQGPTEVARAAKAFNAMQQRIAGYMDERVEILAAISHDLQTPITRMRLRTELMDDEAARDKLQQDLDAMQALVKEGVTYARTLHGETEPARRLDLDALLDSMVGDYQDTGHPVTLEGRAGAPVTTRPQALRRVVGNLVDNALKYAGDAQVKVEVASDHVVISVIDHGPGIPPDQLDAVLKPFHRVEGSRNRDTGGTGLGLSIAHQLATAIGARLSLHNRPQGGLEVRVELPTA from the coding sequence ATGCTGTCCCGCCTGATGCCCCGCACGCTGTTCGCCCGAGTCACCCTCGTCATCGTGGTGGGCCTGGCGGTGGCGCAATTGCTCGCGTTCGCCTCGATCCGCCACGAGCGGGGACAGGCGCTGCGCGAGCTGATGATGACGGGCGTCGAGCTGGACATCGCGAGTTCCGTGGCCATCCTGAACCGCCTGCCGGCGCCGGAACGGGCCGGCTGGCTCGACCGCCTCGCGCGGCCCAACTACCGCTTCGTGCTGGAAGGCTGGGTCGACGGCGAGCCGCCGGCCTCGCCGGTGCTGCGCGGCTTCACCGAGGCCATCGAGAACGCGCTGCGGCCGTACCCGGTCACGCGCGTGGCGCAGGTGCCCTCGGCCCACGAGACGGTGCGGATGCTCGTGCGCCTGGACGACGGGAGCGACCTCGTCGTGCAGGCCCGCCGCGTGCCCATGCCCGTCTCGGACTGGGTGCTGTGGGCGCTCGCGCTGCAACTCGTCGTGCTCGCGGCCTGCGGCTGGGCCGCGGTGCGGCTCGTGACCCGGCCGCTCGCCGACCTCGCGTCGGCGGCCGACCGGCTCGGGCCGGACCTCAAGCGCCAGGTGCTGGCGGAGCAGGGCCCCACCGAGGTCGCGCGCGCCGCGAAGGCGTTCAACGCGATGCAGCAGCGCATCGCCGGCTACATGGACGAACGCGTCGAAATCCTCGCCGCCATCTCGCACGACCTGCAGACCCCCATCACCCGCATGCGCCTGCGCACCGAGCTGATGGACGACGAGGCCGCGCGCGACAAGCTGCAACAGGACCTCGACGCGATGCAGGCGCTCGTGAAGGAAGGCGTGACGTACGCGCGCACGCTTCACGGCGAGACCGAGCCGGCCCGCCGGCTCGACCTGGACGCGCTGCTCGACTCGATGGTCGGCGACTACCAGGACACCGGCCACCCGGTGACCCTGGAAGGCCGGGCCGGCGCCCCCGTGACGACGCGGCCCCAGGCGTTGCGGCGGGTGGTGGGCAACCTCGTCGACAACGCGCTGAAGTACGCCGGCGACGCGCAGGTGAAGGTCGAGGTGGCGTCGGACCACGTCGTGATCTCGGTGATCGACCACGGCCCGGGCATCCCGCCCGACCAGCTCGACGCGGTGCTCAAGCCCTTCCATCGCGTCGAGGGCTCGCGCAACCGCGACACGGGGGGCACCGGGCTCGGGCTGTCGATCGCCCACCAGCTGGCGACGGCCATCGGCGCACGCCTGTCGCTGCACAACCGCCCTCAAGGCGGCCTCGAGGTCCGGGTCGAGCTGCCCACCGCCTGA